In Oryza sativa Japonica Group chromosome 11, ASM3414082v1, the following are encoded in one genomic region:
- the LOC4349539 gene encoding LOW QUALITY PROTEIN: E3 ubiquitin-protein ligase RSL1-like (The sequence of the model RefSeq protein was modified relative to this genomic sequence to represent the inferred CDS: deleted 1 base in 1 codon) has product MSAADDLAALHHQVSLASSAALSASDHDLAFHLQLSEAIQASLSSNAAAPSHPAPPPPPPEEPSDASCALAVHAADLARAEQDHRDAQACRAYHARAAASVRVAAHNALFARDLAAIPEDKWAHDGDYFERPLPLEGGGALFRVLFKGMASREVVGPRDRDPGVGVLAVAICGPRGEVVLRIHKPVQAQAQQGRMMLEAMALVEGLNAALALGIRTLNVLTDNKPLHNHMSGIWRPRQKRLVDLINEAFSAKQKFEQSEILCVARTQVNYVTKLATDSLHTQIAKAAVVSAGKEKKENCTICLEDTDVSKIHAVEGCAHRFCFSCMKEHVKVKLLHGMLPACPQDGCTTKLTVEGSKMFLSPRLLPIMVQRIREAQIPPTHKIYCPYPKCSALMSMRELIHPMQESSSKYTLVDAATLRKCVKCSGSFCISCKVPWHHQMTCYDYKRRYRHARLEDAYLQNLAQQRLWRQCIRCKHMIELAEGCYHMTCVCGYEFCYTCGKEWKEKKATCSCPLWDERNIIRDDPQGNAAIHDDPEDEYDDYYDEDENNYYVGEGLQYNVDYHRQYDGGDRHHGHFYQYNR; this is encoded by the exons atgtccgccgccgacgacctcgccgccctccaccaccaggtctcgctcgcctcctccgccgccctctccgcctccgaccACGACCTCGCCTTCCACCTCCAGCTCTCCGAGGCCATCCAGGCCTCCCTATCCTCCAATGCCGCCGCCCCATCTCaccccgcgccaccgccaccgccaccggaggAGCCTTCCGACGCCTCTTGCGCCCTGGCAGTCCACGCCGCCGACCTCGCGCGAGCCGAGCAGGACCACCGCGATGCCCAGGCCTGCCGCGCCTACCACGCccgggccgccgcctccgtccgcgtcgccgcgcACAACGCCCTCTTCGCGCGCGACCTCGCCGCCATCCCGGAGGACAAGTGGGCCCACGACGGCGACTACTTCGAGCGGCCCCTCCCCctggaaggaggcggcgcgctCTTCCGCGTGCTGTTCAAGGGCATGGCGAGCAGGGAGGTGGTGGGGCCGCGTGACCGTGACCCTGGCGTCGGggtgctcgccgtcgccatctgcGGGCCAAGGGGGGAGGTGGTGCTCCGGATACACAAGCCCGTGCAAGCGCAGGCGCAGCAAGGGCGGATGATGCTGGAGGCGATGGCGCTGGTGGAAGGCCTCAATGCGGCGCTCGCCCTCGGCATCCGGACCCTCAACGTCCTCACTGACAACAAGCCGCTGCACAACCAT ATGAGTGGAATATGGCGCCCAAGACAGAAGAGGCTTGTGGATTTGATCAATGAGGCTTTCTCAGCAAAACAGAAATTTGAGCAATCTGAGATCCTGTGTGTTGCACGAACCCAAGTCAACTATGTCACAAAATTAGCAACAGATTCTCTGCATACTCAAATTGCCAAAGCTGCTGTTGTGAGTGCTGGCAAGGAGAAAAAAGAGAACTGCACCATCTGCTTGGAAGACACTGACGTCTCTAAGATTCATGCAGTTGAAGGCTGCGCGCATCGCTTTTGCTTCTCCTGCATGAAGGAGCATGTCAAAGTTAAGCTACTTCATGGGATGCTCCCAGCTTGCCCACAAGATGGTTGCACTACCAAGCTA ACTGTGGAGGGTTCAAAGATGTTCCTATCTCCACGGTTATTACCGATCATGGTGCAGCGTATCAGGGAAGCACAAATTCCTCCAACTCACAAGATTTATTGCCCATATCCCAAGTGCTCAGCCTTGATGTCCATGAGAGAACTGATACATCCAATGCAAGAATCATCCTCAAAGTACACTCTTGTTGATGCTGCCACATTGAGGAAGTGTGTCAAATGCAGTGGCTCTTTCTGCATTAGCTGTAAGGTCCCATGGCATCATCAGATGACTTGTTATGACTACAAGAGGAGGTACCGCCATGCTCGTCTAGAAGATGCCTATCTACAGAACCTTGCACAGCAGCGGTTATGGCGTCAATGTATCCGATGCAAGCACATGATTGAACTAGCAGAGGGTTGCTACCATATGACTTGCGT GTGCGGCTATGAGTTCTGCTACACCTGTGGAAAAGAATGGAAGGAGAAGAAAGCGACCTGCTCTTGTCCACTGTGGGATGAACGCAACATTATCCGTGATGATCCTCAAGGCAATGCTGCTATCCATGATGATCCTGAAGATGAATATGATGACTACTATGATGAGGACGAAAATAATTACTATGTTGGAGAAGGCCTTCAGTACAATGTGGATTACCATCGTCAGTATGATGGAGGGGACCGTCACCATGGCCACTTCTATCAATACAATCGCTAG